A window of the Trichoderma asperellum chromosome 4, complete sequence genome harbors these coding sequences:
- a CDS encoding uncharacterized protein (EggNog:ENOG41~TransMembrane:11 (i151-172o178-196i227-247o259-278i290-311o353-371i383-405o425-444i470-490o496-518i558-583o)) — MSVIQPTGGLQPIAIDNDIINKAIDNEAEELDKPQIRERTWGFAARVDPTVTFEEYQYWAKIEREEEHQANLTFKAEHGPRTVKSVFLGRFSKGIHHENKKKAEAAAASGTDSPLDEKNSGVVTTQGTSTPTEAEWKQASRAMRTASWGTMFYLITTDILGWSSTPFVFASVGYGPGVALYIIFGAAAAFSGYILWKVFLGLDSSRFPMVSFGDTYFRVYGPFARHFINVAQAIQQFMTVAVLILGSGTTIAQLSSGKICYIACLIIFMVVGMVFGSIRSLQRIGWLANLSVWINVVSFIIIMVACANYPIDYQAVTLSTRVKDIGPVVTFAGPPPDQYQQQATGFAGQFNGINQMVYSYGGALLFIAFLAEMRHPWDFWKGMLCAQTFICVVYIFFGAFVYGHYGQYSASTINTVIQPFALQTANNVLGLITGAIACLMYMNIGMKTVYVEVFQEILGLPPITTRRGRYLWYALGPLYWALAFIVGAAVPNINGISGIVGALLILNFTYTFPAFLYIGYRIKADAALPGEGFDPVTGVTTRHDSGMKRWVRGFKVNWHINIMNIIYFLGGLVCSGMGSWAAIEGLIQIFGPGGTVATSFGCAVPV, encoded by the exons ATGTCCGTCATCCAGCCCACTGGGGGCTTACAGCCAATTGCTATCGACAACGACATTATCAACAAGGCCATTGATAACGAGGCAGAGGAGCTCGACAAGCCCCAGATTCGGGAACGAACCTGGGGCTTCGCTGCCCGTGTCGACCCCACAGTCACCTTTGAAGAATACCAGTACTGGGCCAAGAttgagcgagaagaagaacaccAAGCCAACCTCACCTTCAAGGCGGAGCATGGCCCACGAACCGTGAAGAGTGTTTTCCTTGGCCGTTTCTCAAAGGGTATCCACCatgagaacaagaagaaggctgaggctgctgctgccagcggCACCGACTCTCCTCTTGATGAGAAGAACTCTGGTGTTGTCACTACCCAGGGAACTAGCACCCCCACCGAGGCGGAATGGAAGCAGGCTTCTCGTGCCATGCGAACAGCCAGTTGGGGTACCATGTTCTATCTCATCACTACTGATATCCTGGGTTGGTCATCAACTCCCTTCGTCTTTGCCAGTGTCGGATATGGCCCTGGTGTCGCTCTGTACATCATCTttggtgctgccgctgccttcTCTGGCTACATTCTTTGGAAGGTCTTCCTTGGTCTCGACTCATCCCGCTTCCCCATGGTTTCTTTTGGTGACACCTACTTCCGAGTTTACGGACCATTTGCTCGCCACTTCATCAACGTCGCTCAGGCTATCCAACAGTTCATGACTGTCGCGGTTTTGATTCTCGGAAGCGGTACCACCATCGCCCAGTTGTCTAGTGGCAAGATTTGCTACATTGCCtgtctcatcatcttcatggTGGTCGGCATGGTTTTTGGCAGTATTCGTTCTCTGCAACGTATCGGCTGGCTGGCTAACTTGTCCGTCTGGATCAACGTCGtctccttcatcatcattatgGTTGCTTGTGCCAACTATCCCATCGATTACCAGGCCGTTACCCTGTCCACCCGCGTCAAGGATATCGGACCTGTCGTGACATTTGCTGGTCCTCCTCCTGATCagtaccagcagcaagctACCGGTTTCGCTGGCCAGTTTAACGGAATCAACCAGATGGTATACAGCTACGGTGGTGCCCTTCTGTTCATTGCTTTCCTCGCTGAGATGCGTCACCCTTGGGATTTCTGGAAGGGCATGCTTTGCGCCCAGACCTTCATCTGCGTTGTCTACATCTTCTTCGGTGCTTTCGTCTACGGCCACTACGGACAGTACTCTGCTTCCACCATCAACACCGTTATTCAGCCTTTCGCCCTGCAGACTGCCAACAACGTTTTGGGTCTGATCACAGGAGCTATTGCTTGTC TTATGTACATGAACATCGGCATGAAGACTGTCTACGTTGAGGTCTTCCAGGAGATTTTGGGTCTTCCCCCGATCACCACCCGCAGGGGACGCTACTTGTGGTATGCCCTGGGACCCCTTTACTGGGCTCTTGCTTTCATCGTCGGTGCTGCCGTCCCCAACATTAACGGTATCTCCGGTATTGTCGGCGCTCTCCTGATCCTGAACTTCACCTACACCTTCCCTGCCTTCTTGTACATTGGATACCGCATCAAGGCCGACGCTGCTCTGCCTGGTGAGGGTTTCGACCCCGTAACTGGTGTCACTACCCGCCACGATTCCGGCATGAAGCGCTGGGTCCGTGGATTCAAGGTCAACTGGCACATTAACATCATGAACATCATCTACTTCCTTGGTGGTCTGGTATGCTCTGGTATGGGCTCTTGGGCTGCCATTGAGGGTCTTATCCAAATCTTTGGACCTGGAGGTACTGTCGCCACTTCCTTCGGCTGTGCTGTACCTGTGTAA